Part of the Hevea brasiliensis isolate MT/VB/25A 57/8 chromosome 16, ASM3005281v1, whole genome shotgun sequence genome is shown below.
ATTGATTGGGCAGATGATTTTCTGTTATTCTTGCTTGACTTTGATTTCTGGCTCTAGCaagtttttttcctttttttaaccAGCATAACGTCTTAAATGGGAGAATAATCGTTGCATCTTTTTGTATTACAAAATATAGCTCAAATGAGGTGTTTTGAGTGAAAAAAGATGGAAATGACTCagtattgaatttatttattgtgCTTGTTAGGTGGTGTAAACTGTCAACAGAGCCAATAGAAAAACTGAAGTGAAAATGATGGAAATTAACTTTTTTTAgtagaatgaaaaaaaaaaaaggatgcatTTACCACCGCACATTTCTTAAATTGCAGATAAAGGGAATGATAAAAAGATGAACCGTTTTGATTTATACAAATTTCCCCCTTTTTATTGCAGTCATATTTTATGCATGAAGGGGCAAACTGCTGACACATGTTTTCTTTCCTTTCATTTTTATCTTTTCTGCCATGCATATTGGCAgaagactctctctctctctcttcaatcCTCCTAAACTTTTTGAGCATAGATGCAGTTAGGAATAATTTCTTGTGCTTCAGGCATGAGCAAAGTGATTTTCCATGGTCCTAAAATACTTCACCATCTGAAGCTGTGGAAGCATACCTGTCTAAGGCTCAGCTGGTGAATAAAGATAATTAAGTACGATTTTGTTCTTCTCCTCAGGTTTTTCAGGGTTAGGCACCCGAAGCATGCTGTATATTAAAGCTGCGGCCAAAGCTCCAAGGATAGGGGACACGATAAAGACCCAAAGATTCTTGTAAACACCTGAGACAATTGCAGGGCCTAAGCTTCTTGCAGGGTTCATTGAAGCTCCAGTGATCGGTCTGCAGAATTTGAGGAATAAAGGAATCCAAGCTTAAGAATATTCACAAGTGGTGGTAAGTAATGATGGAGGAAGTGCTGGAATAGAGCACAGTTTAAAGCAGTGATTAGTGAGGGAGTGAGTTTATTTACCCAGCAAGCAAGACATTAAATAGCAGCGTACCGCCAATTGCTACACCAGAAAGGTCTTTGCTCTGGTTTGTTTGGTCAATCATGTAGAGGATTCTTCAGATTAGATAGAGCTAGGCATGGTCTTTTAAGCAAGTAATAAAATCAACTGAATAAAATGTGATCATACCCCTCTATGATCTGTAGCAACACCACAAATACTGAACATTAAATTAAACGTGATTATAAATTCCCATATGACAGCTTCAAGATCAGAGGTTGAGTCCTTGTACTGAGTCATTGTTGCTTGAATATCATCTTGGTCATGGAACAGCACTTTAAGGGTAAGACAAGCAAGTGTCGCTCCCACTACCTGAGCCAGGATATACATAGGTACCTACACAAACAATACCGTGTGAATAATATTCTGTTTTGTTTCTTTTACACGATACACATCTAAGTGAAAATGTCTCACATTTTTCCAAGAAAATTTCCGTGCAGCAGCTAAGGCAATGCTAACTGCAGGATTAAAGTGTGCACCAGAGACATGCCCAAGTGCATAAATTGCTGCCATCAGAACTACACCCCACGCAATTGCTATACCCACAATTGTCAGTTTTTGAACTTTGTCTGTCAGGGCAGCACCACAGCCCACAAATATAAGAATATATGTACCTATCAGCTCGGCAATTATCTGCTAAACCAAAGAAACAAatatcttttctaagaaagataaCCATATTTTTGTCATGAAAAATCAGACTTTTAACTATGAAATTTGGCCACCTTTTGAAGAACAGATGGAGAACCATCGTCAGTGAGGAACCATTCGCGGGAACGACTTGCCTTTGCTTCTGCAGCCACCGAGTATTTAGTAGGCAGTTGAGGTTTAGGGGAGACTACACTAGTGATCGAATTGGGGCTTGCCATTGCAGCACTTAGGAACTAAACCAAATTGGGAATAGCTTTGTAGCCACCCACTTCACATGTTCTTATACTATGATTAGCTTGAACGTGAAAGAGCTGTGAAGGAAAATGCCATGGATGTATGCGTTTAACTCTGACCGAACCAGTAAGCAATTTGGCAATATGGAATCTAGTGGAAGCTGGACTAATTCAATCTCCTGATCATGTATAAAAGGGAATCATCTTATGGCATCCAAGGGCTTCCACACTAGGATTTAACGCGGGAATAACATTTGTTGCTTAGGAAGTGTCAGCATTACAGACAACAGATGCAACTGTCCAATGTGAAATGACCCTTGAAAATCCATCTTACATTCTTAGTCGGCATCGCTGGGGATAGGTGCTAAAACAAATCATTAGAGTCTATACATGATAAgagaataaggaaaaaaaaaaagtagcagTTTTGTGAACACAAAACTTGACAGGGTGGTTGTCTGTCTTCACTTGTAGCCTGTAGACCCAGAAGCATCGGCGTCGGCCAACCTGGTCAATAGATAAATTTGCACATATTCTGGAAATTGTTTCTTCTTGATTCCTTTTATTATTTTCCAACATATGTTGAAGTACCAATGTTAATAGTTCGATGCTGCAAAGTGAAAGATTACTTCCTGAATAGGATAAAATGGGTGATTCAGTGCACGAAACATTCCACACATTTATAACCATGTAGTCTTACCTATTTTTGAGACTAAAATCTATGACCTTTAGATCGCAAATGGAGGAATTTCACataactaaataattttaataccacTCAATAAAATGATAACCAAGGTGAAATTGGCTCTGAAGTACAAAGCAGGGATAATTCTACTGGTCATATTAGTAGATGTGAACTTCACCAGAAAATTATGACCATTTCTTATGCTTTTACAGAATATGATTTTTGGTTTTGTTCAAGGATAATTCAGTCTTTTGGCAAAGGAGACTCCCTGATTTTTCAATTataaacaaacaaacaaacaaaacaATATCTAAAGGAATCCTGTGTTTGAGTGGAAATTATGCCATTGAGGATTGGCTGTAGTCGGGTTTTTGTTTTTGCCGTCCAAAATCAACAGAATAATCATAAAGGGTCAATCAGAGGAATGtggtttaaaatttaataatactgTGATTAGGATTGCCTTGCAAATTTTTAATGTTTAATGCTCTAAATTATTATTGAGAATATCTTTTAGGCTTTTTGACTTGAGCAGGGTCACATTATCAGGATGCTACACCAATGAACTGCTAAGAGCTTTCTttttgaaatattaaaaaaattgacatatatattgtaattttcaatattatccatgcaattttattatttttgttattgcaaatttaatatatataatgcaatattaatttgaaaattgatccatgataatatttttttacaaaattatagAATACTAAATTTAATATGATAATTAAGGAAATAGTTTTcttaattaaaaacatttaaaaaatgatttttcttaATGTGAACCTCTGTAATGTACTAAATATTTGGATTGAAATACTGATCAATATTAGTTTTAATTCCATGAACCCATTTACACATAtatgcattattattattattattggcttgccattaatttttcaattttgagaCATTGTTATTAACACAGAAGTAGTTCACatcaaaatttttacaatttcaagggctatatataattaaataagaagatgaaaattttagatttcaaatattaaaaataattaaaaaaagtgtAATAATGGTTGGGGGGTTATAGGGATTATTATAAAATCTAGATATGATAGTATCAAAATGATTCACACCCACTTCCAAATTCTGCCCTTGTCACCTCCACTCTCCACGCGAAGCATTATTGGGATACAAGTTATTGCACTCTGGATTCTTCAAATTATGAAAGCCAAGAGCAAATGCCAagaaaagagttctaatgatacagTTGCTTTGCTTATATAGGCAGGCAAGAGTCCCTTGTTAAGGAATAAAATCCCACTAGAATACAGAAGGAGTGTCTCTTCAATGTCCATAGTCCTTAGTGGGAGAGGGGACAGTGCCTATAATTTTTTGACGTGGTTGATAATGACATCATAGCCCTAACCCATCAAAGATTTTGGTGGTGCCATACTAAGAAGCAAAGCCAGAATAGGAATCATGGGTTTTGGTTTTTATAGTTTAAAAAAAAGTTCATGGGTGCTTTCTTGCTCTGCAAAGGAAAAGGGTCAATCATACTGCAACTTTCTACTGGCAAAAGCATAGGATTCGATTCGTGAGGACCACTTCTTGTATAAGTCAACACCCCTTTTatacaaccaaaaaaaaaaagcaatacaAATATTATTGGGGTTACGAAAAGAAAAGGGTTAAACCTAATTATATGTATGTGCAAAATTTTTGCTCTTAGTTCATTAATCAAGATGGGCAAAACTTTTGCTCTTAGTTGATTAGTTAGCTATAGCCAGAAAACTTAAGAAAATGGAATACAGAGTGTGTGGAAAGAGATATGTTGGTAATAAACATTAACATGTGGCTATGGAGCCCATTCTGTTTCTTTTCTCAGCTTTAGAGAAAGGAGAATCAAGAGTTGCATTAATTTGCATGCAAAAAAGGATCATTTCGCGAAGCATTATTGAAGACTGCGCATGAACCGGCCCTGGAATAACATCTCTCATTGCTAAGATTGTTGCTTCCAACTATTATGCGCCTCGTAACAAttaatgggtttttttttttttttaatataaaatctaTGTTTATTAACTATTTGTTGATTTCTAACTTTCCTGTCTAATtagaatgaaattaaaatcatccACACAAGTTGCCAAACACAGTAGATATTATAGGATGTAGGATCAATTCGCTGAAGATTTCGAATGAAGAAATCAGTTCATCactcttttgttttgttttgtttggTCAAATTAAAGGAAACACAAGCATTTAATTCCTGTAATTTTGGTAGATATTTATGATCATGGCTACTCTTCCCTTTTTAAAAGTTGCAGTGTCAGAAGACCAAATCAATTTGTATGGTAGTGGGATGCAACAGATAAAGCATTACAGATTGAGATGGTCATTGTGATCACAATCAAAAGTGTTGCACTGCCTACCTGTATATGTTTCAACATATAGCAAGCACCTACTATTAATTTTGGCTGCTACATACGAAATTTCTCTTGTCAATTCAATGGGACAACCACCACTTGCCGAGAAGGAGAAAACCAAACGCTGGGTGGATGGTGGTTTGCTGGGTCATAGTCGACAAAAGCATCGCAGTAAATGCGATTAATTAAcatcatatttattaaaattaataaatatgtaaattttaatttaaaattcttaatacttTCAACTTAAAAAATTCTTTGCAAGAGATgtatttgttaatttaattttaattgagattttaattcaaaatttcagaGAGAGGAAGAAACGTAAAATATAAACAGTAGGAGAGGCAAAAGTCAACAGGAAAGAAAGAAGTCTGCTTTAGTGGCACACTTTTTCTTTATTACTAAAATTTCTTTTTACTTTTCTTCCTCGCTGCAATGCAAAGACTCTCTACACAAATCGATCATAAAACTATTATTCGATCTCTTTCTATATAGCCTAATCCTTATTCTTTATCAAAATTAAtcaagaaataaattaaaaaaaattccaattctctctttttttttttaattttttctattaTCTTTGCTTTATTCAGTTGCCTGTTCGAACTAATAAGAAGCAGAAGTTAATATCAGCTCCCATCAAACAACAGCTGAGGTTAACCCATTTTTAGCTCTTAAATTGGATCGCTTATAGGTAATTCTTTAATACCCAGTTCTTTTCTTTTTTGACACTTTGTTACGTTTTAGGAAATTTTTAATAGGGTTTGTATGTGCCTATTTTTTTCTTTGTACCATTGAGTTTGGATTTTTGATATTGCAGATTGTGGATTTAAGGAGGTCGGTCTGCTCTGGAATTTGGACCGGAGGTGCATGGTGGGACTTTAATTGAACAAGTTGGAGGTAGTTTGCGTAGTTTTGATCCTATGGGTAGGTTGTGCTGTTTTGTTACTTCCTACTCTCAGGTAATTCTGCAAAATTCTGTTCCTTCTGGGATTTAATTGTTGGATTCTAGTGGATAAAGTTTAGATTACCTAATTGTTGAGTGAGGTAATCATTCATATCGAGTGTTGGTTGTGAAGGGATGAGTAATGCTCTATTGAATGTAAGGCCTatgctttaaaaattaaaactgaCTGCTAGAATTTGCAGGGTATATGTAATGTCATGCTAAATGCAAAAAACTGCTTTGAAGGTTATTTGTTTATGGAGGTTTAATTTATTAAGTTGTTCTATGCAACCACATCAAAAACTGGAAAAGAAAATATGGTTGCTAGTTTCCTCATATTCTTTCATTATTAATCCAGTAACTTATGTGCCTCATTTGCATGGAAATCTCTTTATAGTGCCATTGCTTCTGCATCATCTCATTACTTTATGGACTTGGAACTTATTGTTGCTTATTTTCATATCCCTATGTACCTCTGAACTGTGTCAAATATAAATTGAGAACATTTTCAATATAGCTTGTAGGAGGACGTTCATCATCAAGCTCTGGCAAGGGAAAAAACCATGAGGGTTTAATCAAGTACGGTTTCAGCCTAATAAAAGGGAAAGCTAATCATCCCATGGAGGATTATCACGTTGCTAAGTTTGTGCAGATTCAAGGACATGAATTAGGACTTTTTGCTATTTATGATGGCCATTTGGGAGATGGTGTGCCTGCATATCTACAGAAGCATTTGTTTTCCAATATCCTAAAGGAGGTGTGGCATTGTTCTGAACTTCTAATGGCCGTCCAAACATTTTGGTTTAAGCTAATTACACAATAATTTGGGAGGGGAGTACTCTAACACTTTCTCATTTCATCATTCTAGGAAGAGTTCTGGATTGACCCCAACAGATCTATCTCAAAAGCCTATGAGAGGACTGACCAGGCAATTCTCTCTCATGGTTCTGACTTGGGGCGAGGTGGCTCTACAGCTGTGACTGCAATTTTGCTAAATGGTCAAAAATTATGGGTAGCTAATGTTGGGGATTCAAGAGCTGTCCTTTCAAGAGGGGGTCAGGCAATTCAGATGAGTACAGACCATGAACCTAACACTGAAAGAGGCAGCATAGAGCACAGGGGTGGCTTTGTCTCAAACATGCCAGGTTTTTCAACATTAGTCATTACTAATAACAAATTTGTTGTGATATCTACTAATGTGAAGTTTACATGAATGgtattcttaaaaaaaatttaacttgTCACAAACTGCCAAGCATCCTTTTCATGGGGGAACCTGGAAGCCTCCAGTTCTTGAATGGTTTGTAGTTTATTATCCATTCAAGCAGTAGATATGTCCATTTACTATCCTGAAATTTTCAAGCAATTGACAGTTGATATCTCCCAATACCTGGTTAGATATTAGAAGAGTGAATTATCTGCTTTGCTGGAATTTGTGCATTATTCAAAGTATAATATATGTGCCTGCTAGTTATCATTAATCCATCAGAGTACTTGAGGGGGAAAAAAATATAGGAGAAAAGTTAAAAATCAATCACTTGCTTTGTTCCACAAAGAAGGCAGTGTAGAAACTTCCATGcatattgttcaaaatttttgtttGGAGCAGTCAGCTCCCTCGCTTCCTTTTACATTGAGCACTAAGGTTATGCATTCAAGCAGTAGATATGTCCATTTATGGGGGATGCTGGAAGCCTCCAGTTCTTGAATGGGTTTGTAGTTTATTATCCATTCAAGCAGTAGATATTTCCATTTACTATcgtgaaattttcaaacaattgACAGTTGATATCTCCCAATACCTGGTTAGATAGTACAAGAGTGAATTATCATCTTTGCTGGAATTTGTGCATTATTCAAACTATAATATATGTGCCTG
Proteins encoded:
- the LOC110672257 gene encoding aquaporin NIP1-1; the encoded protein is MASPNSITSVVSPKPQLPTKYSVAAEAKASRSREWFLTDDGSPSVLQKIIAELIGTYILIFVGCGAALTDKVQKLTIVGIAIAWGVVLMAAIYALGHVSGAHFNPAVSIALAAARKFSWKNVPMYILAQVVGATLACLTLKVLFHDQDDIQATMTQYKDSTSDLEAVIWEFIITFNLMFSICGVATDHRGSKDLSGVAIGGTLLFNVLLAGPITGASMNPARSLGPAIVSGVYKNLWVFIVSPILGALAAALIYSMLRVPNPEKPEEKNKIVLNYLYSPAEP
- the LOC110672249 gene encoding probable protein phosphatase 2C 9, with translation MGRLCCFVTSYSQLVGGRSSSSSGKGKNHEGLIKYGFSLIKGKANHPMEDYHVAKFVQIQGHELGLFAIYDGHLGDGVPAYLQKHLFSNILKEEEFWIDPNRSISKAYERTDQAILSHGSDLGRGGSTAVTAILLNGQKLWVANVGDSRAVLSRGGQAIQMSTDHEPNTERGSIEHRGGFVSNMPGDVPRVNGQLAVSRAFGDKSLKSHLRSDPDMQETIIDNNIDTLILASDGLWKVLTNQEAVDIARKIKDPLKAAKQLTAEALKRDSKDDISCVVVRFRG